One part of the Actinomycetota bacterium genome encodes these proteins:
- a CDS encoding alpha/beta hydrolase — protein MGSFRRLGLVAAGTILAAATSGTPATASGTRYLDPIFTTVTVANDQVYGSAIDNFGDEQALTLDLYEPAGDDAAARPVIIWAHGGGFTGGAKDEAFVVALATGFAQRGYVTASISYRIRPPGTPGSPTFLDLVVGSLAGSLPDAMHDAQHDMQAAVRWIRANAETLRVDPDRIVVAGFSAGANMALETAFNPEDPGDSGNEGRPSDVSAAVSISGGADLRRIETAPPPIALFNGTHDTTAPYPVALETCAGIVIHSGVCSLTTYLSGEHDLSPQEGDIVRRTASFLCTHVVDCG, from the coding sequence GTGGGATCCTTTCGGAGACTCGGCCTGGTAGCGGCGGGCACGATCCTGGCGGCCGCGACGAGCGGCACGCCGGCGACCGCATCGGGGACACGCTACCTCGACCCCATCTTCACCACGGTCACCGTCGCGAACGATCAGGTCTACGGCTCCGCGATCGACAACTTCGGCGACGAACAAGCGCTCACCCTCGACCTGTACGAGCCGGCCGGCGACGATGCCGCGGCGCGGCCCGTCATCATCTGGGCGCACGGCGGCGGTTTCACCGGCGGTGCCAAGGACGAGGCCTTCGTCGTCGCGCTCGCGACCGGCTTCGCGCAGCGGGGTTACGTGACGGCCTCGATCTCGTATCGCATCAGACCACCCGGGACGCCGGGATCGCCGACCTTCCTCGATCTGGTCGTCGGGTCGCTCGCCGGCAGCCTCCCCGACGCGATGCACGACGCACAGCACGACATGCAGGCCGCGGTGCGGTGGATCCGTGCGAACGCAGAGACCTTGCGGGTCGATCCCGACCGGATCGTCGTAGCGGGGTTCTCCGCCGGAGCGAACATGGCGCTCGAGACCGCGTTCAACCCCGAGGATCCCGGAGACTCCGGCAACGAAGGCCGGCCTTCCGATGTATCCGCTGCCGTGTCGATCTCGGGAGGCGCCGACCTCCGCCGCATCGAGACCGCTCCGCCCCCGATCGCATTGTTCAACGGCACACACGACACGACCGCGCCGTACCCGGTCGCGCTCGAAACCTGCGCCGGGATCGTGATCCACTCGGGCGTCTGCTCGCTCACCACGTACCTCAGCGGCGAGCACGACCTCTCCCCGCAGGAGGGTGACATCGTCCGCCGGACGGCGAGCTTCCTCTGCACGCACGTCGTGGACTGCGGCTGA